From the Bacteroidales bacterium genome, the window TTTTCCTTGACTTATTTTTATAGTATAATAAGTCTTAATTTCTGTATCATATCGAGCAGCAGCGTAAGCACCGTTATATAATAATGTTTTTAATTTTTTGTTTGCCAGGTTACTTACTTTAGATTTTCCGTTAATAGATGTTCCTGATTTTTTCTCAAATGGAGCAATTCCAACGTAGCAATTAAATTTTCTT encodes:
- a CDS encoding IS110 family transposase, producing the protein RKFNCYVGIAPFEKKSGTSINGKSKVSNLANKKLKTLLYNGAYAAARYDTEIKTYYTIKISQGKEHNSVINAIACKLVARLFAVIKRQTPYVSIFLQNFYQKNLVMS